A genomic region of Runella rosea contains the following coding sequences:
- a CDS encoding SusC/RagA family TonB-linked outer membrane protein, with protein sequence MIISSTFLQRTLRCLLSLTVVAGLCFSTAMAQSRTVTGKITSSEDGTGMPGVNIIVKGTQKGTSTNGAGAYSIEVSGNNPVLIFSFVGFTAQEVAIGARSIVDVSLTPSAENLREVVVTALGIKREEKSLGYSVGKIDSKELNRVAQENVLNAMAGKVAGVTVSSTGGTGSSVSMIIRGATSLGSDNQPLFVVDGVPLANTLNNISQVGNDNRADFGNSISSLNPDDIESVSILKGPSAAALYGSRAGHGVVLITTKNGAKAKKMTVSITSNTVFDKPFKFLKWQTQFGPGQFSAIPPSVSGNPLTNPFGALIQENVGATYGAALDKGYEEVQWNSPLDANGKPIKMPLVSHPNNVRNFVQTGITTTNGVSVANSNDNYSYRLSYSNMQNQGIIPNSDLFRNTINLNTSVKVNEKLRISTNLDLSRSNSNNRPAGNRGTNPLQWAYAVSPHTDIKDLENYWLPGQEGLQQRSQFKGIYNNPYFLANEVNNSFTRDRVFGNIRADWQISPSFSLMGRYAVDTYNENRELKIANSYTNDPRGAYGLINIANLETNADFLATYKKDIKDFSLSLSAGGNSRYQRGSNVTNATKGGTGLIVPGVFNIQNIAPANLDYNSSRFQRAMYSVYGLANFGYKDMIFLDVTARNDWSSTLPAANRSYFYPSASLSLLVNEMLPLTSQISMLKLRTGFAQVGNDANPYQLLGSLGNAGTWDGIPRLSTPGTLLIADLKPEIVTSYESGIDLNLFKNRLRFSGTYYMVENRNQILSTKLPPSSGYSSKNINAGLLVSKGFELSLGGTIVDRNNWRWDLTTNWTRNRTTIKSLSDDLPYYTLWQDAKGGAWTYVGEQIGDIYDAKIVTVENKESPYFGYPILDQTGKWQSIDAINTKNKIGNFNPKFIMGLQTSISYKGFSLSMSFDWRNGGDFVSQTYRYGEENGQSQLFLDKLINPNGLTGQALRDYLVANQDELIRINGNYFPLVGGPTPDYGGYPFKYGPYTLPHGGVFIPGVIATGYDANGNPTGFKENLGGAGTTILPFAGSTAWSFTRAFLYDASFLKLREITLGYDLPQNWLRKVGVQSANFSVYSRNIILWTAAKINIDPENAFQPEAGIQGGSQFKQGIERYNVNPWVIPVGFKLGLTF encoded by the coding sequence ATGATTATTAGCTCTACTTTTCTACAACGTACGTTGAGGTGTTTGCTTAGTTTAACAGTGGTTGCAGGGTTATGCTTCTCTACAGCGATGGCGCAAAGCCGAACTGTAACCGGCAAAATCACTTCCAGTGAAGACGGTACCGGTATGCCCGGGGTAAATATTATTGTAAAGGGGACCCAGAAAGGAACCAGTACCAACGGTGCTGGTGCGTACTCCATTGAGGTCTCTGGCAACAATCCAGTTTTGATTTTTTCCTTCGTAGGTTTTACCGCTCAGGAGGTAGCCATTGGAGCCAGAAGCATCGTGGATGTTTCATTGACACCAAGTGCTGAAAACCTCAGAGAGGTAGTCGTAACGGCCTTGGGTATCAAGCGGGAAGAAAAATCGCTGGGATATTCGGTAGGTAAAATTGACAGCAAAGAACTGAACCGGGTAGCGCAAGAAAACGTCTTGAATGCAATGGCTGGAAAGGTGGCTGGGGTTACGGTAAGTTCTACGGGCGGCACTGGTTCGTCGGTTAGTATGATTATTCGGGGGGCTACTTCATTGGGGAGCGACAATCAGCCGCTGTTTGTCGTTGACGGGGTGCCGCTGGCCAATACCCTCAACAATATAAGTCAGGTAGGAAATGACAACCGCGCCGATTTTGGCAACTCCATTTCCAGTCTAAATCCCGACGATATTGAAAGCGTTTCGATTTTGAAAGGACCCAGTGCGGCGGCCCTTTACGGTTCGCGTGCGGGGCACGGTGTGGTGTTGATTACGACAAAAAACGGGGCTAAAGCCAAGAAAATGACTGTTTCGATTACGTCTAATACCGTTTTTGATAAACCGTTTAAGTTTCTGAAATGGCAAACTCAGTTTGGCCCAGGTCAATTCTCTGCCATTCCGCCTTCCGTCAGTGGAAATCCGCTGACCAATCCGTTTGGGGCGCTTATTCAGGAAAATGTGGGGGCTACTTATGGTGCCGCGTTGGATAAAGGCTACGAAGAAGTGCAGTGGAATAGCCCACTCGATGCCAATGGTAAACCCATCAAAATGCCGTTGGTTTCGCACCCTAATAATGTCAGAAATTTTGTACAGACAGGTATTACTACTACCAACGGGGTGTCGGTGGCCAACAGTAACGACAATTACAGCTATCGTTTATCCTATTCTAACATGCAGAACCAGGGCATTATTCCCAACTCTGATTTGTTCAGAAATACCATCAACCTGAACACGTCGGTGAAGGTGAATGAAAAACTCAGAATCAGCACCAATCTTGACCTGAGTCGTTCTAATTCCAACAACCGACCCGCTGGTAATCGTGGAACCAACCCCTTGCAATGGGCGTACGCTGTTTCGCCCCACACCGACATTAAAGACCTAGAAAACTATTGGTTGCCAGGTCAGGAAGGACTTCAACAACGCTCACAGTTCAAAGGAATTTACAATAACCCCTATTTCTTGGCAAACGAGGTTAACAACAGCTTTACCCGCGACCGTGTATTTGGAAACATTCGGGCCGACTGGCAAATCTCGCCGTCGTTCAGCCTGATGGGGCGTTATGCCGTTGATACGTATAATGAAAACCGTGAATTGAAAATAGCCAACAGCTACACCAACGACCCGCGTGGTGCTTATGGCCTTATCAATATTGCCAATTTGGAAACCAACGCTGACTTCTTGGCGACCTACAAAAAAGACATCAAAGACTTCAGCTTGTCGCTTTCGGCGGGTGGGAACTCCCGTTATCAGCGGGGCTCAAACGTCACCAACGCTACCAAGGGAGGCACTGGATTGATTGTACCCGGGGTGTTTAACATTCAAAACATTGCGCCCGCCAACTTAGATTACAACAGCAGCCGTTTCCAACGTGCCATGTACAGCGTGTACGGATTGGCCAATTTTGGATACAAAGACATGATTTTTCTGGACGTAACGGCCCGTAACGACTGGTCGAGTACATTGCCTGCGGCCAACCGCTCGTATTTCTATCCTTCGGCTTCGTTGAGCTTATTGGTGAACGAAATGTTGCCATTGACGAGTCAAATCAGCATGTTGAAATTGAGAACAGGTTTTGCGCAGGTAGGAAATGACGCCAATCCGTACCAATTGCTCGGTTCGTTGGGCAACGCGGGTACGTGGGATGGCATTCCGCGTTTGTCAACGCCAGGAACGCTTCTGATTGCCGATTTAAAACCTGAAATCGTGACCTCTTACGAAAGCGGGATTGACTTAAATTTATTCAAAAACCGTCTGCGCTTCTCGGGTACGTATTATATGGTTGAAAATCGTAACCAAATCCTGAGCACCAAGTTGCCGCCTTCGTCGGGTTATTCATCCAAAAACATCAACGCGGGTTTGCTGGTTAGCAAAGGCTTTGAGTTGAGCCTCGGTGGAACCATCGTGGACCGCAATAACTGGAGATGGGATTTGACCACTAACTGGACCCGCAACCGTACTACCATCAAGTCCCTTTCGGATGATTTGCCCTACTATACCCTGTGGCAAGATGCTAAAGGAGGTGCATGGACCTACGTGGGCGAACAAATCGGAGATATTTATGACGCCAAAATCGTGACGGTCGAAAACAAAGAATCGCCATATTTTGGGTATCCGATTCTGGACCAAACGGGTAAGTGGCAGTCGATTGACGCCATTAACACTAAAAACAAAATCGGTAACTTCAACCCTAAATTTATCATGGGATTGCAAACGTCGATTTCGTACAAAGGCTTTAGCCTGAGCATGTCGTTTGACTGGAGAAATGGCGGGGATTTTGTTTCTCAAACCTACCGCTATGGCGAGGAAAACGGACAGTCTCAGTTGTTTTTGGATAAACTCATCAACCCTAACGGTTTGACGGGTCAAGCATTGCGCGATTATCTGGTTGCCAATCAGGATGAACTCATTCGGATTAACGGAAATTATTTCCCCCTGGTGGGTGGTCCAACGCCTGATTACGGCGGCTATCCGTTCAAATACGGCCCATACACACTGCCGCACGGTGGGGTGTTCATTCCGGGTGTTATTGCAACGGGCTACGATGCCAACGGAAACCCAACTGGCTTCAAAGAAAACCTTGGTGGAGCTGGAACCACCATCCTGCCGTTTGCGGGCAGTACGGCGTGGTCGTTTACTCGGGCATTTTTGTACGATGCTTCTTTCTTGAAACTGAGAGAAATTACATTGGGCTACGACTTACCCCAAAACTGGTTGCGGAAAGTGGGTGTTCAGAGTGCCAACTTCTCGGTTTATAGTCGCAACATTATCTTGTGGACGGCCGCTAAAATCAACATTGACCCCGAAAACGCATTCCAACCAGAAGCGGGGATTCAGGGTGGTAGCCAATTCAAACAAGGAATTGAGCGCTACAACGTCAATCCTTGGGTGATTCCGGTCGGCTTCAAATTAGGCTTAACTTTTTAA
- a CDS encoding SusD/RagB family nutrient-binding outer membrane lipoprotein encodes MLKKISKSVLVLAVMLVASCSDRLSEINENPNGIDPATANPNLMMPEVMNNAARGYLELGYGDVAGVAQHIQHDGWFSGINHYDWGPQDWSGWYNMLRNNEFLYKRSVELNYKFHQGVALTMRSFIFGVITDLWGDAPYTSAVKGDQSNEFLKPGFDSQEVIYKGIIADLKAASALFATKDATGYTAGYDIFYAGNPTSWQKFANTLLLRYYMRVSEKMPAEAKAGIEAIYASGVYMKTPAEDAVMNYIGATAGNSWPGAVAFDQEQSNFRRKKPAQTLLNSLMTNSDPRLKVWFAPVYVRWVADPTLATPVDEFIRKDGVIMQGTRYLTDVVFNAEVKKGVKFTRHYNPKLYTGTLDTNEYVGVPPGLRQPDYYNNNPTPGQTVQNQHVSQLADAYRGSSGGLLKARLASSAETAFILAEAAQKGWAVGTAATHYNAGVKNSLETWGVGSQYDAYIAKPGVAYNNTLERIMEQKWIASWTAATEAWFDYRRTGLPALKAGQASAEPVLPVRFNYGDNEVNFNRTNADDAINKLETTKHSGLRGKNSQWSKPWVIQGTGKPW; translated from the coding sequence ATGTTAAAGAAAATATCAAAATCGGTTTTGGTTCTCGCAGTCATGCTGGTAGCTTCTTGCAGCGACCGCCTGTCTGAAATCAACGAGAACCCCAACGGGATTGACCCAGCTACCGCCAATCCCAACTTAATGATGCCAGAAGTAATGAACAACGCTGCCCGGGGCTATCTGGAGCTTGGCTACGGTGATGTGGCTGGGGTAGCGCAACATATCCAACACGATGGTTGGTTTAGCGGAATTAACCACTACGATTGGGGCCCGCAAGACTGGAGTGGCTGGTACAATATGTTGCGTAACAACGAATTTTTGTACAAGCGTTCAGTAGAACTCAATTACAAATTCCACCAAGGCGTGGCCTTGACGATGCGTTCATTCATCTTTGGCGTAATTACTGATTTATGGGGAGATGCACCTTATACCTCTGCGGTAAAAGGTGACCAGTCGAATGAGTTTTTGAAGCCTGGATTTGATAGCCAAGAGGTGATTTACAAAGGAATCATCGCTGATTTGAAAGCTGCTTCGGCGCTTTTTGCGACCAAAGATGCCACTGGTTATACCGCAGGATACGATATTTTCTACGCGGGTAATCCTACGTCATGGCAGAAATTTGCCAACACACTTTTGTTGCGTTATTACATGAGGGTTTCTGAAAAAATGCCAGCAGAAGCCAAAGCGGGTATTGAGGCTATCTACGCGTCGGGAGTTTATATGAAAACACCCGCTGAGGATGCTGTAATGAACTACATTGGCGCTACTGCTGGTAATTCATGGCCAGGTGCGGTGGCTTTCGACCAGGAGCAATCTAACTTCAGACGTAAAAAACCCGCTCAAACCTTGCTTAACAGCTTGATGACCAACAGCGACCCTCGCCTCAAAGTATGGTTTGCACCAGTATATGTACGTTGGGTAGCCGACCCAACCCTTGCTACTCCCGTTGATGAGTTTATCAGAAAAGACGGCGTGATTATGCAAGGAACTCGTTATTTAACGGATGTTGTATTTAATGCAGAAGTAAAAAAAGGTGTTAAGTTTACCCGTCATTACAATCCTAAGTTATACACTGGAACCTTGGATACCAACGAATACGTAGGCGTGCCACCGGGCTTGAGACAACCTGATTATTATAACAATAACCCAACGCCCGGTCAAACGGTCCAAAATCAACACGTTTCTCAGTTGGCGGATGCTTATCGCGGAAGCAGCGGCGGATTGTTGAAAGCGCGTTTGGCTTCATCGGCTGAGACGGCCTTCATCTTGGCCGAAGCCGCTCAAAAAGGCTGGGCCGTAGGAACCGCCGCCACGCACTACAACGCAGGGGTGAAAAACTCCCTCGAAACCTGGGGCGTAGGCTCACAATACGATGCTTATATTGCCAAGCCAGGCGTAGCTTACAACAACACATTGGAGCGCATCATGGAGCAAAAATGGATTGCGAGCTGGACCGCTGCCACCGAAGCATGGTTTGATTATCGCAGAACGGGCCTTCCAGCATTGAAAGCGGGTCAGGCGTCGGCTGAACCAGTATTGCCCGTCCGTTTCAACTATGGCGACAATGAAGTAAACTTCAACCGTACCAACGCTGATGATGCCATCAATAAGCTTGAAACAACAAAACATTCGGGTTTAAGAGGCAAAAACAGCCAATGGTCTAAACCGTGGGTTATTCAGGGAACGGGCAAACCGTGGTAG
- a CDS encoding SusC/RagA family TonB-linked outer membrane protein: MNCNFILKQTLRRLLLMTMVVGTCFVTSWAQVRTITGKVTTSEDGTGMPGVNIVLKGSQKGTSSNATGNYSIEVNGANPVLVFSFVGYDASEVAVGNRNVVDVTLTPGTENLNEVVVTALGIKREKRALGYSVGEVSGKDIVNVPQENVLNALSGRVAGVTINQTSGVGSSVSIIIRGAKSLSNDNQPLFVIDGVPVANNLNNLRSMGDRNNVDYGNAISDINPDDVESVSVLKGPSAAALYGSRAGNGVILITTKSGKKGKGLGVSFSTSNVFETPYRYLDLHYKYGNGDRNARLDETSAYWGGPELDKGLTAVQWNSPLDANGNKVPTELKSYKDNMKNFLQTGITSTNNIAISGSNDKTTYRVSYNMMTNKGLIPNSDLNRHSLSAAATYDITNKVKLTTNLNFVRSQSDNRPSTANRGANPLEAVYQWSHVDIRELKDYWLPGNEQIKQRSPTNGDNPYFLAYGINNAFNRDRIYGNMKLDYSITSNLSAFARISHDMFVEDRETSIPWSYSRGRNGGYYKQGIGRKETNADFLLTYKKNIKSFDLSVSGGGNYMVQNYNEDFMGGSILTVPGLYRISNIPLASLQVSNGTNQKAIYSLYGMASLGYKNMLYLDLTARNDWSSTLPAENRSYFYPSASMSWLANYTFNLPKSISLLKFRAGWAQVGNDASPYQLVPTLGTGSWGSLITTGVPSTLLNSQLKPEIATSSEFGVDLGFFENRLRFEGTYYYVENKNQILGITTPSSSGFGSKLINAGLLASKGWEINLGGSPIRDKNGWNLDLNVNFTRNRTVIKELTEGMDFYQLWDDNNGGAFTFVGEEIGNIYSRGYATVKDASSPYYRWPILNNNGEWIAVNDRTAREKVGNFNPRFIMGMQATLSYKRFSLAASFDTRIGGNFQSYTYRYGESDWKSQRQLNQLIPGGLYSEAELVALLKSDPEKYIIPENGNFPRVGGHTKATGGMGADGDGGFIPGVILQSDGTYKEHLGGAGTNIYPITDTYPWSFNKQITFDASFIKLRELSLSYNIPNIGAFRNASISVFTRNIMVWTASKIGIDPERAFQADGGRFRQGIELQNVMPWTIPVGFKLNFNL, translated from the coding sequence ATGAACTGCAACTTTATTCTGAAACAAACGCTAAGGCGTTTGCTGCTTATGACAATGGTTGTGGGGACTTGTTTTGTGACGTCTTGGGCGCAGGTCCGGACCATCACAGGTAAAGTCACCACCAGCGAAGACGGTACCGGAATGCCCGGCGTCAACATCGTTCTGAAAGGTTCGCAAAAAGGAACCAGCAGTAATGCGACTGGAAATTACTCCATCGAAGTAAACGGGGCCAATCCCGTGCTCGTATTTTCGTTTGTAGGTTATGATGCTTCTGAAGTGGCAGTAGGCAACCGCAACGTAGTGGATGTCACCTTGACGCCTGGCACCGAAAACCTTAACGAAGTAGTAGTAACGGCCTTGGGTATCAAGCGTGAAAAACGCGCCTTGGGTTATTCAGTGGGCGAGGTGTCGGGAAAAGACATCGTTAATGTACCCCAAGAAAACGTGCTGAATGCGCTCTCTGGACGCGTAGCGGGGGTAACCATCAACCAAACCAGTGGTGTAGGCTCTTCGGTAAGTATTATCATTCGTGGTGCTAAGTCATTGAGCAACGACAATCAGCCGTTGTTCGTGATTGACGGAGTTCCTGTTGCCAACAACCTGAACAACCTTCGCTCCATGGGCGACCGTAACAACGTGGATTACGGTAACGCCATTTCCGACATTAACCCCGACGACGTAGAAAGCGTTTCGGTCTTGAAAGGCCCCAGCGCGGCGGCTCTTTACGGTTCTCGTGCTGGTAACGGGGTGATTTTGATTACCACCAAATCGGGTAAAAAAGGTAAAGGACTCGGCGTATCGTTTTCGACAAGCAACGTGTTTGAAACGCCTTACCGCTACCTTGATCTACACTACAAATACGGCAATGGCGACCGCAATGCCCGTTTGGACGAGACTTCGGCCTATTGGGGTGGCCCTGAACTGGACAAAGGCTTGACCGCCGTTCAGTGGAACAGTCCGCTGGATGCCAACGGCAACAAAGTGCCAACTGAGTTGAAGTCTTACAAAGACAATATGAAGAACTTCCTGCAAACGGGAATCACTTCTACCAACAACATCGCGATTTCAGGTTCAAATGATAAAACTACCTACCGGGTGTCTTACAACATGATGACCAACAAAGGTCTCATTCCTAACTCGGATTTGAATCGCCATTCATTGTCAGCCGCTGCTACTTACGATATTACCAACAAAGTAAAATTGACGACCAATTTGAACTTTGTACGCTCGCAGTCAGACAACCGCCCTTCTACCGCCAACCGTGGTGCCAACCCGTTGGAGGCTGTGTATCAGTGGTCGCACGTTGACATTAGAGAATTGAAAGATTATTGGCTACCAGGTAACGAGCAAATCAAGCAGCGCTCACCAACAAACGGTGATAACCCTTATTTCTTGGCCTATGGTATCAACAACGCCTTCAACCGTGACCGTATCTACGGAAACATGAAATTAGATTACTCGATTACGTCAAACTTGTCGGCTTTTGCGCGTATTTCACACGATATGTTTGTGGAAGACCGCGAAACTAGCATTCCTTGGAGCTACAGTCGTGGTCGCAACGGTGGATATTACAAGCAGGGTATCGGTCGTAAAGAAACCAACGCGGACTTCCTTTTGACGTACAAAAAGAACATCAAGTCGTTTGATTTGAGCGTATCGGGTGGTGGTAACTACATGGTTCAGAATTATAATGAAGATTTTATGGGCGGCAGTATCCTGACCGTGCCAGGGCTTTACAGAATCTCTAACATTCCGTTGGCATCGTTGCAAGTAAGCAACGGAACCAACCAAAAAGCCATCTACAGCTTGTACGGAATGGCTTCTTTGGGCTACAAAAACATGCTCTATTTGGACTTGACCGCCCGCAACGACTGGTCGAGCACGCTCCCTGCCGAAAACCGTTCGTATTTCTACCCATCGGCTTCAATGAGCTGGTTGGCAAACTACACGTTCAACTTGCCTAAGTCAATTTCCTTGCTGAAATTCAGAGCTGGTTGGGCGCAGGTAGGTAACGACGCCAGTCCGTACCAATTGGTTCCAACATTGGGTACAGGCTCATGGGGAAGTTTGATTACTACGGGTGTACCAAGCACGCTTTTGAACTCACAGTTGAAGCCTGAAATCGCCACTTCCTCCGAATTTGGAGTTGACTTAGGTTTCTTCGAAAACCGTCTGCGTTTTGAAGGTACTTACTACTACGTAGAGAATAAAAACCAGATTTTGGGTATCACTACACCATCTTCTTCGGGTTTTGGTAGCAAGCTAATCAACGCAGGTTTATTGGCCAGCAAAGGTTGGGAAATCAACTTGGGAGGTAGCCCGATTCGTGACAAGAACGGTTGGAACCTGGACCTTAACGTGAATTTTACTCGCAACCGTACCGTCATCAAAGAGCTGACCGAAGGAATGGATTTTTATCAACTTTGGGATGACAACAACGGCGGGGCGTTTACTTTTGTAGGTGAAGAAATCGGTAATATCTACAGCCGTGGCTATGCTACCGTCAAAGATGCTTCTTCTCCTTATTACCGTTGGCCAATTTTGAATAACAATGGCGAGTGGATTGCGGTAAACGACCGTACTGCCCGCGAAAAAGTAGGTAATTTCAACCCACGTTTTATCATGGGTATGCAAGCAACGCTTTCATACAAGCGTTTCTCGTTGGCGGCTAGCTTTGATACCCGTATCGGCGGTAACTTCCAATCGTATACTTATCGCTACGGAGAGTCTGACTGGAAATCACAGCGCCAATTGAATCAGTTGATTCCAGGTGGGTTGTACTCAGAGGCAGAATTAGTGGCCCTTTTGAAATCAGATCCTGAGAAATACATCATTCCTGAAAACGGTAACTTCCCACGTGTGGGTGGTCACACCAAAGCAACGGGCGGTATGGGTGCTGATGGCGATGGCGGATTTATTCCGGGCGTAATTCTTCAGTCTGATGGCACTTACAAAGAGCATTTGGGCGGTGCAGGTACCAACATTTATCCCATCACGGATACTTACCCTTGGAGCTTTAACAAGCAAATCACGTTTGATGCTTCGTTCATCAAGCTGAGAGAATTGTCGTTATCATACAATATTCCAAACATCGGTGCTTTCCGTAACGCCAGCATCTCGGTATTCACCAGAAACATCATGGTGTGGACGGCTTCTAAAATCGGAATTGACCCCGAAAGAGCGTTCCAAGCCGATGGCGGTCGCTTCCGTCAGGGAATCGAATTGCAAAACGTGATGCCTTGGACCATTCCGGTCGGATTTAAATTAAACTTCAATTTGTAA
- a CDS encoding RNA polymerase sigma factor yields the protein MACISEYTLRKVIQGDQTAFAELYNHYKTPAIKFCVSLVKDEEEAENMLHEVFIKIWEKRTQINPELNFNSYLFTCLRNLAFDHFKKMEKSHFIRQQYMERMEDRHIDEIETEEAKIVRLRSAIDSLSEKRKIILKLNIEEGKSYQEIAELMRISKNTVKNQLVKAKQFLRERVDMAAVL from the coding sequence ATGGCCTGTATCAGCGAATATACCCTGCGTAAAGTAATCCAAGGTGATCAGACTGCCTTTGCGGAGTTGTACAACCACTACAAAACCCCTGCGATTAAGTTTTGCGTTTCGCTCGTAAAAGATGAAGAGGAAGCAGAAAACATGCTGCACGAGGTCTTCATAAAGATTTGGGAAAAAAGAACCCAAATAAATCCAGAGCTTAACTTCAACTCCTATTTGTTTACGTGTTTGCGTAATTTGGCCTTTGACCATTTTAAAAAAATGGAAAAAAGCCATTTTATTCGTCAGCAGTACATGGAACGAATGGAGGATAGGCACATCGATGAGATAGAGACAGAGGAAGCAAAGATCGTGCGCCTACGTTCGGCCATTGATTCGTTGTCAGAAAAGCGAAAAATCATTCTGAAGCTGAATATTGAGGAAGGTAAATCTTATCAGGAGATTGCGGAGTTGATGCGTATTTCAAAAAATACCGTCAAAAATCAGTTGGTTAAAGCCAAGCAATTTCTGCGCGAGCGGGTAGACATGGCGGCTGTGCTGTAA